One region of Microbacterium sp. M28 genomic DNA includes:
- a CDS encoding FKBP-type peptidyl-prolyl cis-trans isomerase — protein MTDRTKPEFDAPAGPAPTELVVRDIIEGDGPEAKPGDTVTVHYAGVEFDSGEEFDSSWGRGETIQFPLRGLIQGWQDGIPGMKVGGRRELVIPPHLAYGPAGAGHFLSGKTLIFIIDLVAVG, from the coding sequence ATGACTGATCGCACGAAGCCTGAGTTCGACGCTCCCGCCGGTCCCGCTCCTACGGAGCTCGTGGTCCGAGACATCATCGAGGGTGACGGCCCCGAGGCCAAGCCCGGCGACACCGTGACCGTGCACTACGCCGGTGTCGAGTTCGACTCCGGTGAAGAGTTCGACTCCTCCTGGGGCCGCGGCGAGACCATCCAGTTCCCGCTGCGCGGCCTGATCCAGGGCTGGCAGGACGGCATCCCCGGCATGAAGGTGGGCGGTCGTCGTGAGCTGGTCATCCCGCCGCACCTCGCGTACGGTCCCGCCGGCGCCGGGCACTTCCTCTCCGGCAAGACCCTGATCTTCATCATCGATCTGGTCGCCGTCGGCTGA
- a CDS encoding PrsW family intramembrane metalloprotease, protein MTTGGSDQPQQSYLPPSAQAPVPPPPQPNPQPGHAPAPQVSHGQPPQYAPPTQPPAPPRQGFAAPQQAAYAPPQQPQYTPAPFGRPVYASALAQPALYAPPAAPAAPAPAPAIPALPMPVRKGRTVSIWLFGVLGFLLLALAGYFVWALGSVASIIGLVLALIPLAIVFFGVRLIDRWEPEPKRIVIFAIAWGAIAAVGLTLLFDVMFGVDDVDAAAVIQAPIVEELFKGLGVFLIYLMARRTFDGPVDGIVYGALVGAGFAFTENIQYFAISLLEGGGEQLTMTFVLRGLMSPFAHAMFTALTGFAIGLAARRGASVAGVLGAGALGMLGAMLLHGFWNGSATFADFFVLYVTLQVPLFVGFILGIVALKREEARLTRERLSEYAVAGWFTPQEVDMLATRAGRKVGLAWAATLRGDRRPIMRGFIKDATALAAVRQRAISGRDRYAAEDERALLMRTRAARAALLAY, encoded by the coding sequence ATGACCACCGGAGGATCCGACCAGCCTCAGCAGTCCTACCTGCCGCCGTCGGCGCAGGCGCCTGTTCCGCCGCCGCCGCAGCCGAATCCCCAGCCGGGACATGCACCTGCTCCGCAGGTGTCGCACGGGCAACCGCCGCAGTACGCGCCGCCGACCCAGCCGCCGGCTCCGCCCCGACAGGGCTTCGCCGCGCCGCAGCAGGCGGCCTACGCGCCACCGCAGCAGCCGCAGTACACGCCGGCGCCGTTCGGTCGACCCGTGTACGCGTCCGCGCTCGCGCAGCCTGCCCTCTACGCACCGCCCGCGGCACCGGCCGCTCCGGCCCCGGCACCCGCGATCCCCGCGCTGCCGATGCCGGTCCGGAAGGGGCGGACGGTCTCGATCTGGTTGTTCGGCGTGCTCGGCTTCCTGCTGCTCGCGCTGGCCGGCTACTTCGTCTGGGCCCTCGGCTCCGTGGCATCGATCATCGGGCTCGTGCTGGCGCTGATCCCGCTCGCCATCGTCTTCTTCGGCGTGCGCCTCATCGACCGCTGGGAGCCGGAGCCCAAGCGCATCGTGATCTTCGCGATCGCCTGGGGTGCGATCGCCGCGGTCGGTCTCACCCTGCTGTTCGACGTGATGTTCGGCGTCGACGACGTCGACGCGGCGGCGGTGATCCAGGCGCCCATCGTCGAGGAGCTCTTCAAGGGCCTCGGCGTGTTCCTCATCTACCTGATGGCCAGGCGGACCTTCGACGGTCCCGTGGACGGCATCGTCTACGGCGCGCTGGTCGGCGCCGGCTTCGCATTCACCGAGAACATCCAGTACTTCGCCATCAGCCTGCTCGAGGGCGGGGGAGAGCAGCTCACCATGACCTTCGTGCTGCGCGGGCTCATGTCGCCCTTCGCGCACGCCATGTTCACGGCGCTGACCGGGTTCGCGATCGGCCTCGCGGCACGGCGCGGAGCATCGGTCGCCGGTGTGCTCGGTGCCGGTGCGCTGGGCATGCTCGGCGCGATGCTGCTGCACGGATTCTGGAACGGCTCGGCGACGTTCGCCGACTTCTTCGTGCTGTACGTGACGCTGCAGGTGCCGCTGTTCGTCGGATTCATCCTCGGCATCGTCGCTCTCAAGCGCGAGGAGGCCCGCCTGACCAGAGAACGGCTGTCCGAGTACGCGGTCGCGGGGTGGTTCACGCCGCAGGAGGTCGACATGCTCGCGACGCGCGCCGGCCGCAAAGTCGGGCTCGCCTGGGCGGCGACGCTGCGCGGCGACCGGCGCCCGATCATGCGCGGGTTCATCAAGGATGCGACGGCGCTCGCCGCCGTCCGTCAGCGCGCGATCAGCGGTCGCGACCGCTACGCGGCAGAGGATGAGCGCGCCCTGCTGATGCGCACGAGGGCGGCGAGGGCCGCGCTGCTCGCGTACTGA